A part of Aricia agestis chromosome 13, ilAriAges1.1, whole genome shotgun sequence genomic DNA contains:
- the LOC121733125 gene encoding splicing factor 3B subunit 4 gives MAAGPIAERNQDATIYVGGLDDRVSESLLWELFVQSGPVVNVHMPKDRVTQTHQGYGFVEFMGEEDADYAIKVMNMIKLYGKPVRVNKASAHQKNLDVGANVFIGNLDPEVDEKLLYDTFSAFGVILQTPKVMRDPETGNSKAFAFINFASFEASDAAIEAMNNQYLCNRPISVSYAFKKDVKGERHGSAAERLLAAQNPLSHADRPHQLFADAPPTLMGPILMAPPPPPAPSPMPPLSRPPPLPLAAPPPPPSSMPPPGPPPPPGPPPPPPPFHHFPPPPFGPPGFGPPPGARPPPWRPPPPSFRPQFPPRGPPPFGHYPHHPPEPNYNY, from the exons ATGGCAGCCGGACCAATAGCTGAAAGAAATCAAG ATGCCACTATATATGTGGGAGGCTTGGACGACAGAGTATCGGAGAGCTTGCTATGGGAACTGTTTGTTCAGTCAGGACCTGTTG TTAATGTCCACATGCCCAAGGACCGCGTGACGCAGACTCACCAAGGTTATGGTTTTGTTGAGTTCATGGGAGAGGAAGATGCCGACTATGCTATAAAA gTGATGAACATGATAAAACTCTATGGTAAACCTGTAAGAGTGAATAAAGCATCAGCACATCAGAAGAACCTTGATGTTGGAGCTAATGTGTTCATAGGAAACCTGGATCCAGAAGTTGATGAGAAGCTACTGTATGATACATTCTCTGCTTTCGGAGTCATTCTACAAACACCAAAG GTTATGAGAGACCCTGAAACAGGGAATTCCAAGGCGTTTGCTTTCATAAATTTCGCATCATTCGAAGCTTCTGACGCAGCCATAGAGGCCATGAACAACCAGTATCTATGTAACAGACCTATATCCGTGTCGTACGCGTTTAAGAAGGATGTTAAGGGTGAAAGGCACGGCTCTGCTGCTGAAAG ATTGCTGGCCGCACAGAACCCGCTGTCTCACGCGGACCGCCCCCACCAGCTGTTCGCGGACGCACCCCCAACGCTCATGGGTCCGATCCTCATGGCGCCGCctccgccgcccgcgccgagtCCGATGCCCCCGCTATCCCGACCGCCCCCTCTCCCGTTGGCCGCCCCGCCACCGCCCCCGTCCTCGATGCCCCCGCCCGGACCTCCGCCCCCGCCTGGGCCCCCGCCACCGCCGCCCCCGTTCCACCACTTCCCCCCGCCCCCGTTCGGACCCCCCGGCTTTGGGCCCCCGCCCGGCGCGAGGCCCCCGCCCTGGAGGCCCCCGCCGCCAAGCTTCAGGCCCCAGTTCCCCCCGCGCGGTCCTCCGCCGTTCGGCCACTACCCGCACCACCCGCCTGAGccgaattataattattaa